The Staphylococcus haemolyticus region AGACTTTTAAATAATTATCATGTTCAGTATAAGGTTCTAACGGTAAATTTACTGTATAACCATAACCCAAATCTTCGCCACGTTCAGTGTAATGTCCTGAACCTGGAAATAAAAATTTACCTGTTTCATGGATGGAATAACACATGATCGTATTATCAGTATAAAGGCTCCATTGAGTCCCATCACCGTGATGCCCATCAGTATCAATGACCATCACACGCTGGTTATATTTAGTAGCAAGATATTTTGCTGTAATGGCAACATCATTATAAATGCAAAATCCATTGGCACGTCCGGGTAAACTATGATGTAATCCGCCACCTAAGTGACAACCATTTAATATATTTTCATTCATTATTTCATCTGCCAAATTAAGTGCACCGCCAACAATCCTTGCGCTATGTCTGTGCATATGTCGAAATTGGAATGTATCATCTGTATTTAATCCATATTTATTAGCCTCCGATGGACTTAAAATTCCATGAGACGCATGTTTAATTGCTTGTATATAATCATATTTATGAATTAAAGCCAATTCCTCTTCAGTGGCTATTCTAGGATAAATAATTTGATCATCCTTCAACAATTTCATCATTTGGAGTAATTCTGTAGTTAATTTTAATCGCATTTGATTAAAAGGGTGGTTATCATTAAAACGATATTTTAATAGTTCATCTGAATAGACATAACCCGTTCTTAAATTATTTTGCATAAATATCATACCCCTTAAATTTTTAACAGAAATCTTAAAATAAAAATCGATTCTTATAACGTAAATCATCAAAAGACTGTTGCTGATCTAATGTAATTCTGTTACCAATTCTCGCCATTAAACAATTAGCTGGATGACTCGTAATTTCTGGATCATCAGTAGCAAATACTTCTAATCCACCTTTAGACATTAATTTTTGCATCATTTTTTTATATTCAAAAACATCTAATTTAGCTGATTTCAAATCCCAATGCCAATAATACTCAGTTGTCAAAACAATATAGTCTTCAAACTCATCTTGAGAAAGACTTAATGAAATAAGTTCACCACCAAGATGAAACTGTCTAAAATCACGATGTACTTCTATTGCACCTAACTCAATTAAATAGGGTAGCTGTCCTTCAGCCCATCTTTCAAATTCATCGGGATAGTGATATGTTACATACCCTATGACGTGTTTGTTTTCTCGAGCAATATAAATACGACCTTCAGGTAATTGCGTAATTTCTTTCAAAGCGTCAAATTGATCTTTTGCCGGTCTAAAGGCATTTAAGGACTCATCGAAAGAAAGCGTTTTCAAATAAGTGCATGAAACAGGGCCTTCAATAGTGAAATGCTTATTGTTAATTATAAGGTGCTTGGTTACGTTTGTTTTAATGTGTTTCATTCATCTCACTCCCAATATGAACTACTATTATAGTTATTTTATATTTATTTAGAGAAATAAACAAATTAAATTGTAATAATTATCTAAAAATTTTGAATAACACAAAAATTAATGTATAATACTTTTTAAAGAAAGCGATTTCATTAAACAAGGGGGAGTTTACAATGAAAGTAGAAGTATTTGAAAGCGAGCAAGGTAATTATAATTTACAAGACTATGAAAAGACATATCAGGACTTTGATTGGGATAAAGTGAAAAAAGCTTTCTCATGGAATGAAACAGGAAAAATAAATATGGCTTATGAGTGTATTGATCGTCATGTTGATAATGGTAAAGGCGATAAAATTGCACTTAATTATAGAGATGAAAAACGTAAAGAACAATATAGTTTTAATGAGTTGAAAGTGCTATCAAATAAGGCTGCCAACGTTTTAGTAGATAAAGCGAATGTTCAAAAAGGGGATCGTGTATTTATCTTTATGCCAAGAACGCCTGAACTATATTTTGCCTTTCTGGGTATTCTAAAAATTGGTGCTATCGTTGGTCCATTATTTGAAGCTTTTATGGAAAAAGCGGTAACTGATAGATTAGAAAATAGTGAAGCAAAAGTCATTGTTACTACAAATAGTTTACTAGGCAGAATTCCTAAGGATAAATTACCTCACTTAGAAACAATAGTAGTTGTTGATGATGAAGTTGATGAACAATATGTTGATTTCAATAAAGAATTGAATCAAGCAAGTGAAGAATTTGATATTGAGTGGTTAAAAGAAGATGATGGTTTAATCTTACATTACACATCAGGTTCTACTGGTCAACCTAAAGGGGTATTACACGTTCAAAAAGCAATGTTACTTCATTATATTTCAGGTAAATATGTATTAGATTTAAAAGAAGACGACATTTACTGGTGTACAGCTGATCCTGGTTGGGTTACAGGTACATCTTATGGTGTGTTTGCACCGTGGTTAAATGGTGTTACAAATTGTATAGCTGGTGGTCGATTCTCCCCTGAACAATGGTATAGCATGATTGAAACATTTAAAGTAACAATTTGGTATACTGCGCCTACAGCATTAAGAATGTTAATGAGCGCTGGTGATGATGTAGTAGAAAAATATGATCTATCATCATTACGTTCAATTTTATCTGTTGGTGAGCCACTTAACCCTGAAGTTATTAAATGGTCTAAAGATGTATATGATAAACGTGTATTAGAT contains the following coding sequences:
- a CDS encoding GNAT family N-acetyltransferase — its product is MKHIKTNVTKHLIINNKHFTIEGPVSCTYLKTLSFDESLNAFRPAKDQFDALKEITQLPEGRIYIARENKHVIGYVTYHYPDEFERWAEGQLPYLIELGAIEVHRDFRQFHLGGELISLSLSQDEFEDYIVLTTEYYWHWDLKSAKLDVFEYKKMMQKLMSKGGLEVFATDDPEITSHPANCLMARIGNRITLDQQQSFDDLRYKNRFLF
- the acsA gene encoding acetate--CoA ligase, coding for MKVEVFESEQGNYNLQDYEKTYQDFDWDKVKKAFSWNETGKINMAYECIDRHVDNGKGDKIALNYRDEKRKEQYSFNELKVLSNKAANVLVDKANVQKGDRVFIFMPRTPELYFAFLGILKIGAIVGPLFEAFMEKAVTDRLENSEAKVIVTTNSLLGRIPKDKLPHLETIVVVDDEVDEQYVDFNKELNQASEEFDIEWLKEDDGLILHYTSGSTGQPKGVLHVQKAMLLHYISGKYVLDLKEDDIYWCTADPGWVTGTSYGVFAPWLNGVTNCIAGGRFSPEQWYSMIETFKVTIWYTAPTALRMLMSAGDDVVEKYDLSSLRSILSVGEPLNPEVIKWSKDVYDKRVLDTWWMTETGGHMIVNYPAVDVKLGSMGKPLPGIEAAIIDDSGNVLPPNRMGNLAIKKGWPSMMYSIWKNPEKYNSYFIGDWYVSGDSAYQDEDGYFWFQGRVDDVIMTAGERVGPFEVESKLVEHEAVAEAGVIGKPDPVRGEIIKAFISLRQGYEPSDELKADIRKFVKEGLSGHAAPREIEFKDKLPKTRSGKIMRRVLKAWELNLDAGDLSTMED
- a CDS encoding acetoin utilization protein AcuC encodes the protein MQNNLRTGYVYSDELLKYRFNDNHPFNQMRLKLTTELLQMMKLLKDDQIIYPRIATEEELALIHKYDYIQAIKHASHGILSPSEANKYGLNTDDTFQFRHMHRHSARIVGGALNLADEIMNENILNGCHLGGGLHHSLPGRANGFCIYNDVAITAKYLATKYNQRVMVIDTDGHHGDGTQWSLYTDNTIMCYSIHETGKFLFPGSGHYTERGEDLGYGYTVNLPLEPYTEHDNYLKVFEESVTSVIEAYKPDILLSVHGVDIHYLDPLTHMSCSLETLYEIPYIINKLAHKFTDGKVLMFGGGGYNIWQVVPRAWSHIFLALINKPIQEGPLPEQWIKKWRAYSPVNLPKHWTEDYRDYQTIPRTYEISQKNNERASRIVHWYTH